A window of Gloeocapsopsis sp. IPPAS B-1203 contains these coding sequences:
- a CDS encoding glycosyltransferase family 1 protein, with the protein MPGKLIINLSYLLSRPTGTSTYALNLIPHLQIDHTLLVNQQITAHNCYIVPSNQTAEQGWRGHIRRLSWTQFQLPQIYKKLRSHLLFSPIPEAPLYTQCRYIVNVNDLIPLHFPNRSPLTSYFRYYVPQVLKQAEHILCISQATAKDITDFFGISANKITPILLAHDVNHFRFIDLPTSNYFLYIGRHDPYKNLHRVITAFAALPCDYELWLAGPFDPRYTPALQTAAAELNISDRIKILDYVKYQDLPTIINQAIALVFPSLWEGFGLPVLEAMACGTPVITSNISSLPEVAGDAALLVDPYNTAEITAAMQAIATESGLRSHLSELSCARANNFSWAKTGQATVEVLSRYL; encoded by the coding sequence ATGCCAGGAAAATTAATCATAAATTTATCCTATTTGCTAAGTCGCCCTACTGGAACAAGTACTTATGCATTAAATCTGATACCTCATTTGCAAATTGATCATACATTGCTCGTTAATCAGCAGATTACTGCACACAATTGCTATATAGTTCCTTCTAATCAAACTGCAGAGCAAGGTTGGCGCGGTCATATCCGTCGTTTATCATGGACGCAGTTTCAACTGCCACAAATTTACAAAAAACTGCGATCGCATCTTCTGTTCTCTCCAATTCCAGAAGCACCTTTATATACTCAATGCCGTTACATCGTTAATGTGAACGACCTGATTCCACTGCATTTTCCTAATCGTTCTCCTCTAACATCGTACTTCCGTTACTATGTCCCACAAGTCTTAAAGCAAGCTGAACATATTCTCTGCATCTCCCAAGCCACAGCTAAAGACATCACAGACTTTTTTGGTATTAGTGCAAATAAGATTACCCCAATTCTGCTAGCGCATGACGTCAATCATTTTCGCTTTATTGATTTACCGACGAGTAACTACTTCCTCTACATTGGACGCCACGATCCTTACAAAAACTTACATCGAGTAATTACTGCTTTTGCGGCATTGCCATGCGATTATGAACTATGGTTAGCAGGACCATTCGATCCTCGCTATACTCCTGCACTACAAACAGCCGCCGCCGAACTTAATATCAGCGATCGCATCAAAATTCTCGACTATGTAAAATATCAAGATTTACCGACAATTATCAATCAAGCGATCGCACTTGTGTTTCCCAGCTTGTGGGAAGGCTTTGGGCTACCTGTATTAGAAGCTATGGCGTGTGGAACTCCAGTCATTACCTCGAATATTTCTTCATTACCCGAAGTTGCGGGAGACGCCGCCCTACTAGTCGATCCTTATAACACTGCAGAAATTACTGCTGCAATGCAAGCAATTGCAACGGAATCTGGATTGCGATCGCATCTTTCTGAACTAAGTTGTGCTAGAGCAAATAATTTCAGTTGGGCAAAAACTGGACAAGCTACCGTTGAGGTATTATCTCGCTATCTCTAA
- a CDS encoding EamA family transporter: MTLPEFGLFLISILASVAGQWLLKAGAIKLGRVDANNFVSHVLGIITIPELLAGLTCYALGAIVYILVLTRVKLSVAGPAVALVYVFSLLIGYFVFREAIPFSRVVGLGLIICGVVLVIWKS; this comes from the coding sequence GTGACGCTACCAGAGTTTGGATTATTTCTCATTTCGATCCTAGCGAGTGTGGCTGGGCAATGGCTGCTCAAAGCAGGCGCTATAAAACTAGGTAGAGTAGATGCGAATAATTTTGTTAGCCATGTGTTGGGGATAATTACAATTCCAGAATTACTTGCCGGATTAACGTGTTACGCTTTAGGCGCGATCGTCTATATTTTAGTGCTGACTCGCGTTAAACTCAGTGTTGCAGGTCCGGCGGTGGCTTTGGTATATGTCTTTTCGCTGCTGATTGGATATTTTGTCTTTCGAGAAGCGATTCCTTTCAGCCGAGTAGTTGGGTTAGGACTCATTATCTGTGGCGTTGTTCTCGTGATTTGGAAAAGTTAG
- a CDS encoding isoaspartyl peptidase/L-asparaginase, translating into MQPKLIIHGGAGSSLKSKGGVEIIRRSLYAVIEEVYALLRAGAAATDAVVLGCQLLEDDPRFNAGTGSVLQSDGQIRMSASLMDGSYQRFSGVINVSRVQHPIDLANNLQTSADRVLSDYGAAELLRELQIPSYDALTELRLQEWLQERQDNFEKKMAGVVAEKELVESSNAGRGTIGVVALDTQGRLAVGTSTGGKGFERIGRVSDSAMPAGNYATAHAAVSCTGIGEDIIDECLAPRIVIRVTDGLALSEAMQRSFTEAFQHKRDLGAIAIDATGAIAWGKTSEVLLAAYHTGEQVGDTLEWIGDDLTSYC; encoded by the coding sequence GTGCAACCAAAGTTAATTATTCATGGCGGGGCTGGTAGTTCCCTCAAAAGTAAAGGTGGAGTAGAAATTATTCGGCGATCGCTCTACGCAGTGATTGAAGAAGTTTATGCACTGTTACGTGCGGGTGCAGCGGCTACTGATGCTGTCGTTCTTGGCTGTCAATTATTAGAAGACGATCCCCGCTTTAATGCTGGTACTGGTTCGGTATTGCAATCTGACGGTCAGATTAGGATGAGTGCATCGCTGATGGATGGCAGTTATCAGCGCTTTAGTGGTGTGATTAATGTTTCGCGAGTACAGCACCCTATTGATCTTGCTAATAATTTGCAAACTTCAGCAGATCGCGTGTTATCAGACTATGGTGCGGCAGAGTTGTTACGCGAACTGCAAATTCCTAGTTATGATGCTTTGACTGAGTTGCGGTTACAAGAGTGGCTTCAGGAAAGACAAGATAATTTTGAGAAAAAAATGGCAGGAGTCGTTGCCGAAAAAGAATTAGTAGAATCGAGTAATGCAGGACGTGGCACAATTGGCGTTGTTGCACTCGATACCCAAGGACGCTTAGCAGTAGGAACTTCAACTGGCGGTAAAGGCTTTGAGCGCATTGGGCGTGTCAGTGATTCAGCAATGCCTGCTGGTAATTATGCAACAGCCCACGCTGCAGTAAGTTGTACTGGAATTGGCGAAGATATTATTGATGAATGTCTAGCACCACGGATCGTTATTCGTGTCACTGATGGTTTGGCTTTATCAGAAGCAATGCAACGCTCGTTTACTGAAGCATTCCAACATAAACGTGATTTAGGCGCGATTGCAATTGACGCCACAGGTGCGATCGCCTGGGGAAAAACAAGTGAAGTGCTCTTGGCTGCTTATCATACAGGCGAACAAGTAGGCGATACGTTGGAATGGATCGGTGACGATTTGACAAGCTATTGCTAA
- a CDS encoding M23 family metallopeptidase — protein MQGFSFHDKPVEFAFPLKDGTYYVAHGGNSSIINYHNTNRAQQYALDLVKLNSFGTRANGLYPTELTKYAIFQDTVYSPCTGKVINAINSFPDLIPPETDRQHPAGNYVLIACDRVEILVAHLMSGSIVVNQGEFVSVNQPIAQVGNSGNTTEPHLHIHARQENSGETILDGTGVPMTFSGRFLLRNSLVY, from the coding sequence TTGCAAGGCTTTTCTTTTCATGACAAACCTGTTGAATTTGCTTTCCCATTAAAAGACGGTACATATTATGTAGCTCATGGTGGAAATAGCTCGATTATTAATTACCACAATACAAACCGCGCTCAACAATATGCACTGGATCTTGTAAAACTTAATAGCTTTGGCACTAGAGCAAATGGACTTTACCCAACAGAACTAACAAAATATGCGATCTTTCAGGACACTGTCTACAGCCCATGTACAGGAAAAGTTATAAATGCTATTAATAGTTTCCCTGACTTAATTCCACCAGAAACAGATCGACAACATCCTGCAGGAAACTATGTTCTAATCGCCTGCGATCGCGTTGAAATATTAGTTGCTCATTTGATGAGTGGAAGCATTGTTGTCAATCAAGGAGAATTCGTGAGCGTAAATCAACCGATCGCCCAGGTAGGAAATTCAGGAAATACAACCGAACCTCATCTTCACATCCATGCGCGACAAGAAAATAGTGGAGAGACAATTTTAGATGGAACGGGTGTTCCTATGACGTTTTCTGGCAGATTTCTACTGCGAAATAGCTTAGTCTATTGA
- the obgE gene encoding GTPase ObgE has translation MQFIDQAEVEVEAGSGGDGIVAFRREKYVPAGGPSGGNGGNGGSVILVAAENLQTLLDFRYAHRFQAENGSRGGPNNRTGASGSDRIIEVPCGTVIYDAETNELLGDLVTPGQTLCVAAGGKGGLGNKYFLSNRNRAPEYALPGLPGEKRLLRLELKLLAEVGIIGLPNAGKSTLIAALSAARPKVADYPFTTLIPNLGVVRKPTGDGTVFADIPGLIAGAHQGAGLGHDFLRHIERTRVLLHLVDATAADPVTDYQTIQQELHAYGRGLPDRPQILALNKIDAVDEDTIREISQKFAHYSNNLFLISAATRQGLEPLLQHIWSVLDTVDTPQEVTQSLNMP, from the coding sequence ATGCAATTTATCGATCAAGCAGAAGTTGAAGTTGAAGCAGGTTCAGGAGGTGATGGAATTGTAGCTTTCCGTCGTGAAAAATACGTGCCAGCAGGAGGACCTTCTGGGGGAAATGGGGGAAATGGAGGTTCAGTTATTTTAGTTGCAGCGGAAAATCTACAAACTTTACTAGACTTTCGATATGCACATCGTTTCCAAGCTGAAAATGGTTCGCGTGGTGGACCAAATAATCGGACAGGGGCTTCAGGAAGCGATCGCATTATTGAAGTTCCTTGCGGTACTGTTATCTACGACGCAGAAACAAACGAACTATTAGGCGATTTAGTCACGCCAGGACAAACACTGTGCGTCGCTGCTGGTGGTAAAGGTGGACTCGGAAATAAATATTTTTTGAGTAATCGCAATCGCGCCCCTGAGTATGCACTTCCAGGTTTACCAGGAGAAAAACGCCTGCTGCGCCTTGAGTTAAAGTTATTAGCCGAAGTTGGAATTATCGGACTTCCTAACGCCGGTAAATCAACGTTAATTGCTGCCCTTTCCGCAGCCCGCCCCAAAGTAGCTGATTATCCCTTTACAACGCTAATCCCTAATTTGGGTGTCGTTCGTAAACCAACAGGTGATGGCACAGTTTTTGCTGATATTCCAGGTTTAATTGCTGGTGCTCATCAGGGAGCAGGGTTAGGTCATGATTTCTTGCGTCATATTGAACGTACTCGCGTACTACTGCATTTAGTTGATGCTACTGCTGCCGATCCTGTCACTGATTATCAAACAATTCAGCAAGAGTTACACGCATACGGACGCGGACTACCCGATCGCCCACAAATTTTAGCGTTGAATAAAATTGATGCTGTTGATGAAGATACGATCAGAGAAATTTCTCAGAAATTTGCACATTACAGTAACAACCTTTTTCTCATTTCTGCTGCTACTCGCCAAGGATTAGAACCACTACTTCAGCACATCTGGTCTGTTTTAGATACTGTTGATACACCGCAAGAAGTCACTCAGTCATTAAATATGCCTTGA
- a CDS encoding glycosyltransferase family 2 protein, which translates to MEQVRVSIIIVNYNAGEVLVNCLKSIQKYIQSIKYEIIIVDNCSTDGSVALVKQNFPRLTIHKQENTGFGAGSNAGVNLAQGEFLLFLNPDTLIKDDILFPLVELLEKEPNIAVVGPKILNFDGTLQSSNHSVLSIWQEFLIKSKNNLDEQNISTQSEVSFVTGAAFFIRKKIFKLVGGFDERFFMYFEDVDLCLRVKEQGWKIIYAPQVSLLHIRGYSSRNISDLMAVEYRRSQIYYYQKHRPLWEQILLRIYLTSKFLIRATIKKKYLKIILLILNFKKYPLKINCD; encoded by the coding sequence ATGGAACAAGTAAGAGTTTCTATCATTATTGTTAATTATAACGCTGGAGAAGTATTAGTAAATTGCTTAAAGTCAATACAGAAATACATACAGAGTATTAAATATGAAATCATCATAGTCGATAACTGCTCTACAGATGGTAGCGTCGCTTTAGTCAAACAGAATTTTCCTCGACTCACTATTCATAAACAAGAAAATACGGGGTTTGGTGCAGGAAGTAATGCAGGTGTAAATCTAGCTCAAGGTGAATTTCTACTATTTTTAAATCCTGATACTTTGATAAAAGATGATATATTATTCCCTTTAGTCGAATTGTTAGAAAAAGAACCAAATATTGCAGTTGTTGGTCCAAAAATTTTAAACTTTGATGGAACGCTACAGTCTTCAAATCATTCAGTATTAAGTATTTGGCAAGAGTTTCTTATAAAAAGTAAAAATAATCTAGATGAGCAAAATATAAGCACTCAAAGCGAAGTAAGCTTTGTCACTGGTGCAGCCTTCTTCATTAGAAAGAAAATCTTTAAGTTAGTAGGAGGTTTTGACGAAAGATTTTTTATGTATTTTGAGGATGTTGATCTGTGCCTGCGAGTGAAAGAGCAAGGATGGAAAATAATTTATGCACCCCAAGTGTCTTTACTGCATATTAGGGGTTATTCGTCTCGAAATATTTCTGATTTAATGGCTGTTGAATATCGACGCAGTCAAATTTATTACTATCAAAAGCACCGACCTTTATGGGAGCAAATATTGCTGAGAATCTATCTAACAAGTAAGTTTTTGATAAGAGCAACAATAAAAAAGAAATATCTAAAAATTATCTTGCTAATATTAAACTTTAAGAAATATCCACTTAAAATAAATTGCGATTGA
- a CDS encoding serine hydrolase: protein MKQLSATELKVSHKIPVSDGTTTARREVSRSSASSQQKMRSSRNQAATTKTSSAQPSASTTASSNRKSVDLPLSPQVINRSSRVNQPNYTNQNGVQNVDVREPFMRVTLPQEVNEKKRVVVNKAFPSTSTHAVMPRSHGEKRTHRRKTTILTKSILYTFRLLILGVGIGAIAGTLLSVLDPTNRIKAETPTAETHSEVTEVAIVPGSRLKLTQEMSSLKTTVEQLAAKQKNLLPGVFFVDLDTGGYLDVNGNTTFAAASMIKVPLLVAFFQDVDAGKIRLDESLTLKKELIGGGSGDMQYKPLETKFTALETATKMIVISDNTATNLLIERMGGVAALNERFLSWGLTATQIRNLLPDLEGTNTTSPKDLAHLMALVNEGDLMSMRSRDRMLDIMQRTVTNTLLPRGLGEGATIAHKTGDIGSLVGDVGLVDMPNGKRYIAVAMVKRPHNDGRAQELIRQISRAAYQELNKPNLEQILRTTPFVTTSPAANSAETGSSSTVTPETQPSTSN, encoded by the coding sequence GTGAAACAGCTGTCTGCTACAGAGTTGAAAGTCTCACACAAAATCCCAGTTTCAGATGGTACAACCACAGCCCGACGGGAAGTCAGTCGTTCCTCGGCTAGCAGTCAGCAAAAGATGAGAAGTAGTAGAAATCAAGCAGCAACTACTAAAACGTCATCTGCACAGCCATCAGCTTCAACAACAGCTAGTAGCAATCGTAAATCAGTTGACTTGCCACTGAGTCCACAAGTTATTAATCGTAGTTCTAGGGTAAATCAACCAAATTATACAAATCAAAACGGCGTTCAGAATGTAGATGTTAGAGAACCATTCATGCGAGTAACACTACCTCAGGAAGTCAATGAGAAAAAACGCGTTGTTGTGAATAAAGCGTTTCCCAGCACTAGCACTCATGCAGTTATGCCTCGTTCGCACGGAGAAAAACGCACTCATCGCCGCAAAACCACCATCTTGACAAAATCAATACTTTATACGTTTAGGTTACTCATTTTAGGTGTAGGCATAGGAGCGATCGCAGGAACGTTGTTATCAGTATTAGATCCTACAAACCGCATTAAAGCAGAAACGCCAACTGCAGAAACACACTCAGAAGTCACAGAAGTAGCTATAGTTCCAGGCTCAAGGTTGAAGTTAACTCAAGAGATGAGTTCGTTGAAAACGACAGTAGAACAGTTAGCCGCAAAACAAAAAAATTTACTACCAGGAGTCTTTTTCGTTGATTTAGATACTGGTGGCTATTTGGACGTTAATGGTAACACAACTTTTGCTGCTGCTAGCATGATTAAAGTACCGCTCCTTGTGGCATTTTTCCAAGATGTTGATGCAGGGAAAATTCGCTTGGATGAAAGCCTAACGCTAAAGAAAGAGTTAATTGGCGGAGGATCGGGCGATATGCAATATAAGCCGCTAGAAACAAAATTTACAGCGTTGGAAACTGCAACCAAGATGATTGTGATCAGCGACAATACAGCAACCAACTTGCTGATTGAGCGCATGGGTGGAGTAGCAGCGTTGAATGAGCGGTTTTTGAGTTGGGGTTTGACAGCAACACAAATTCGCAATCTTCTGCCAGATTTGGAAGGCACAAATACGACAAGTCCTAAAGACTTAGCACATTTAATGGCATTAGTCAACGAAGGAGACTTGATGTCAATGCGATCGCGCGATCGCATGCTAGATATTATGCAGCGTACAGTAACTAACACTTTGCTACCACGCGGTTTAGGTGAAGGAGCAACAATTGCTCATAAAACTGGTGATATTGGTTCTTTGGTAGGCGATGTTGGTCTAGTTGATATGCCGAATGGTAAGCGCTATATTGCCGTAGCAATGGTAAAACGTCCCCACAATGATGGTCGCGCTCAAGAGTTAATTCGTCAAATTTCGCGGGCAGCCTACCAAGAATTGAACAAGCCCAACTTAGAGCAAATTCTCCGGACAACACCTTTTGTAACAACTTCTCCAGCAGCAAATTCAGCAGAAACAGGTAGTTCTTCTACTGTAACGCCTGAAACACAGCCATCTACTTCTAACTAA
- a CDS encoding two-component system response regulator, translated as MNHFDLEPPKILVVDDHAASRMTAVALLAVEGYEVLEADSGVTALDLVIRSQPDLILLDVMMPGMDGFEVCRQLKQDEQTRLIPVIFITALNDRRSRISGIEAGGDDFLTKPFDRLELAARVKSLVRQKSLNEDLDHAEQVLFSIAQAIESRDPNTGNHCQRLVELSKAFGEYLQLSRTQMRNLQWGSYLHDIGKVGIPDAVLLKPGKLTIDEWEVMRQHVLIGEKICLPLRTMQGVIPIIRHHHERWDGSGYPDALVGDAIPYLAQVFQLIDIYDALTSERPYKRALSGEAALQVIEEETTKGWRNPELVQQFTEFIRIASH; from the coding sequence GTGAACCATTTTGATTTAGAGCCGCCAAAAATTTTGGTAGTTGACGACCACGCCGCAAGCCGGATGACTGCAGTTGCTCTTCTTGCAGTAGAAGGATACGAAGTTTTGGAAGCAGACAGTGGTGTCACAGCACTAGATCTGGTGATACGAAGTCAGCCTGACTTAATCTTGCTCGATGTTATGATGCCAGGAATGGATGGTTTTGAAGTTTGCCGTCAACTCAAGCAAGACGAACAGACTCGCTTGATTCCTGTCATTTTTATCACTGCTTTAAATGATAGGCGATCGCGTATTAGCGGAATCGAAGCTGGAGGAGATGACTTTCTGACAAAACCTTTTGATCGGCTAGAATTAGCAGCCCGTGTCAAATCACTTGTACGACAAAAAAGCTTAAACGAAGATTTGGATCATGCAGAACAGGTGCTGTTTTCCATTGCTCAGGCAATAGAAAGTCGAGATCCCAATACTGGTAATCATTGTCAAAGATTGGTGGAGTTGAGTAAAGCTTTTGGAGAATATCTCCAGCTTTCGCGAACACAAATGCGTAATTTGCAGTGGGGAAGTTATCTGCATGATATTGGTAAAGTCGGAATTCCTGATGCGGTATTGCTCAAGCCAGGAAAGCTAACGATAGACGAATGGGAAGTTATGCGCCAGCACGTCCTGATTGGGGAAAAAATTTGCTTGCCTTTACGGACAATGCAGGGAGTTATTCCAATCATTCGCCATCATCACGAGCGTTGGGATGGCTCTGGCTATCCTGATGCTTTGGTAGGAGATGCGATTCCGTATTTGGCTCAGGTGTTTCAATTAATTGATATTTACGATGCTCTCACTAGCGAACGTCCTTACAAACGAGCTTTATCGGGCGAAGCAGCACTGCAAGTCATTGAAGAGGAAACAACAAAAGGTTGGCGCAATCCTGAACTTGTTCAGCAGTTTACTGAGTTTATTCGTATTGCCTCTCATTAA
- a CDS encoding DUF2256 domain-containing protein, with protein MARTRTKSDLPTKMCPVCQRPFTWRKKWADCWDDVKYCSERCRRRRSSAD; from the coding sequence ATGGCTCGTACCCGCACAAAATCTGACTTACCCACAAAAATGTGTCCAGTTTGTCAACGTCCCTTCACTTGGAGGAAAAAATGGGCAGATTGTTGGGATGATGTAAAATATTGCTCTGAACGCTGTCGCCGTCGGCGCTCAAGTGCAGATTAA
- a CDS encoding RNA methyltransferase: MSATARCSGVRIVLVEPAGALNVGAIARVMKNSGLEQLVLVNPQCDPLSPEARLMAVHAADILESAVQVTTLPEALFNCTRAIATTARDRDIGITLEHPRHALPWLIEPQNTALIFGPEYRGLSNEELKYAQRFIRIPTSDQYPSLNLAASVAICSYELFQCVVQSNVKETPDSDTVSFDALEGYYQQLEQILLEVGYLYPHTAASRMQKFRQIFNRAQLTTSEVGMLRGILSQIHWALQQKTEQER; the protein is encoded by the coding sequence ATGTCAGCAACTGCCCGTTGTTCTGGAGTGCGAATAGTTTTAGTAGAGCCAGCAGGGGCTTTAAATGTAGGGGCGATCGCTCGTGTGATGAAGAATTCTGGACTAGAACAACTAGTGTTAGTCAATCCACAATGCGATCCCCTGTCGCCAGAAGCACGGCTGATGGCAGTTCATGCAGCAGATATATTAGAAAGTGCAGTTCAAGTCACAACGTTACCAGAAGCTTTATTTAACTGTACGCGAGCGATCGCTACAACTGCACGCGATCGTGACATAGGAATTACACTAGAACATCCGCGTCATGCACTGCCGTGGTTAATTGAACCACAAAACACTGCACTCATTTTTGGACCAGAATATCGCGGCTTGAGTAACGAAGAATTAAAATACGCGCAACGCTTTATCCGCATTCCTACAAGCGATCAATATCCATCACTCAATCTAGCTGCATCTGTAGCAATTTGTAGTTATGAATTGTTTCAGTGTGTTGTGCAGTCAAACGTTAAAGAAACACCTGACTCGGATACGGTTTCCTTTGATGCCTTAGAGGGATATTATCAGCAACTTGAGCAAATCTTGCTGGAGGTTGGTTATCTCTACCCACATACTGCTGCGAGTCGCATGCAAAAGTTTCGCCAAATTTTTAATCGCGCGCAGTTAACAACATCTGAAGTAGGAATGCTACGAGGGATACTCTCTCAAATACACTGGGCGTTGCAGCAGAAAACTGAGCAAGAAAGGTAA
- a CDS encoding Mo-dependent nitrogenase C-terminal domain-containing protein — MTSVVKSPYTNEQIVAWLRGLLSIAWADGDFDPQEQELITALTQELTIDSKLESFEKITPEELAAVLKDDPTAAENFLRTAVMVAIADGTYSSIEDEIIHQFCQALELQETVLVALRQTLCDLPANVDATSLPTTEQTQIDVLHPVRDWLDGLDIHDPKVARFLCKMIPPQCPFERDVKLFGKKVVHIPPLCKLNPLYEQLVGLRFRALSYLADECHEDVTEYC; from the coding sequence ATGACAAGCGTTGTCAAATCTCCTTACACAAACGAACAAATCGTAGCCTGGTTACGAGGATTACTGTCAATCGCTTGGGCGGATGGTGACTTCGATCCCCAAGAGCAAGAACTCATTACTGCTTTAACTCAAGAGCTTACTATTGATTCAAAACTAGAATCCTTTGAAAAAATTACCCCAGAAGAGTTAGCTGCTGTTTTAAAAGACGATCCAACTGCGGCAGAAAATTTTTTACGGACTGCTGTGATGGTAGCGATCGCCGATGGTACTTACTCCTCGATCGAAGATGAAATTATTCATCAATTCTGCCAAGCTTTAGAGTTACAAGAAACGGTACTGGTTGCTTTGCGTCAAACGTTATGCGATCTTCCCGCAAATGTTGATGCAACGTCTTTACCAACCACCGAACAAACACAGATCGATGTCTTGCATCCTGTGCGTGATTGGCTTGATGGACTCGATATTCACGATCCTAAAGTTGCCCGCTTCTTGTGTAAAATGATTCCACCGCAGTGCCCGTTTGAGCGCGATGTCAAACTTTTTGGCAAGAAAGTTGTCCACATTCCCCCTCTGTGTAAGCTGAACCCGCTTTATGAGCAACTTGTCGGATTACGCTTTCGTGCATTGTCCTATCTTGCTGATGAGTGTCATGAAGATGTCACAGAATATTGTTAG
- the glmU gene encoding bifunctional UDP-N-acetylglucosamine diphosphorylase/glucosamine-1-phosphate N-acetyltransferase GlmU — MVAVAILAAGRGTRMKSSLPKVLHPLGGRSIVEQVLQSLQAISPTRCLVIVGYQVDQVKASLAKIDNVFPFEFVEQTEQLGTGHAVQQVIPYLENFTGDLLVLNGDVPLLRTETLQQLLQTHKEHQNAATILTAQLPNPQGYGRVFCDEGNIVQQIVEDRDCSAAQKQNCRINAGVYCYRWSDLADVLPRLQSNNNQKEYYLTDTVNFLNPVMAVDVEDYQEILGINDRQQLATAYSILQERVKSKWMAAGVTLIDPDSITIDDTVQIQPDVIIEPQTHLRGQTVIQSGCRIGPGSLVENSSLEENVSVLYSVITDSRVAANTRIGPYAHLRGHASVGAGCKIGNFVELKNSQLGDRTNVAHLSYLGDATLGTQVNVGAGTITANYDGVQKHPTKIGDRSKTGANSVLVAPLNIGNDVNIAAGSAVTEDVPDDCLVIGRARQVIKPGWRLKRRGQDLEGRDRGEKE; from the coding sequence ATGGTAGCGGTAGCAATTTTAGCAGCAGGACGTGGAACACGCATGAAATCTTCTCTCCCGAAGGTACTGCATCCTTTAGGAGGACGATCTATAGTAGAACAAGTTCTTCAAAGTTTACAGGCAATTTCACCAACACGATGTCTCGTTATTGTTGGCTACCAAGTAGATCAAGTAAAAGCCTCTTTAGCCAAGATAGACAACGTATTTCCATTTGAATTTGTAGAACAAACAGAGCAGCTAGGAACAGGTCATGCTGTTCAACAAGTCATACCGTATTTAGAAAACTTTACGGGTGATTTACTTGTACTTAATGGCGATGTTCCTCTGTTACGAACAGAAACGCTACAACAGTTACTACAAACTCACAAAGAACATCAAAATGCTGCCACAATCCTCACTGCACAATTACCAAATCCGCAAGGGTATGGGCGGGTATTTTGTGACGAAGGTAATATTGTCCAACAAATTGTAGAAGACCGCGACTGTTCTGCTGCACAAAAACAAAATTGTCGCATTAATGCTGGTGTTTATTGTTATCGGTGGTCAGACTTAGCTGATGTATTACCACGATTGCAATCTAATAATAATCAAAAAGAATACTACTTGACAGATACCGTCAATTTCTTAAATCCTGTAATGGCAGTTGATGTCGAGGATTATCAAGAAATTCTAGGAATTAACGATCGCCAACAGCTAGCAACTGCTTACAGTATTTTGCAAGAGAGAGTCAAGTCAAAGTGGATGGCTGCAGGTGTCACACTGATTGACCCAGACAGTATAACTATCGACGACACTGTACAAATTCAACCTGATGTCATTATTGAACCACAAACGCATTTACGAGGACAAACAGTGATTCAATCAGGTTGTCGCATTGGACCTGGTAGTTTAGTTGAAAATAGTTCTTTGGAAGAGAATGTCAGCGTGCTGTACTCTGTGATAACCGATAGTCGGGTTGCAGCAAATACTCGGATAGGTCCCTACGCTCACTTACGCGGTCATGCATCAGTTGGTGCAGGATGCAAGATTGGTAATTTTGTTGAGTTGAAAAATAGTCAGCTAGGCGATCGCACGAATGTGGCTCATTTATCTTACTTAGGAGATGCCACACTGGGAACGCAAGTCAATGTAGGTGCAGGTACGATTACAGCTAATTATGACGGTGTACAAAAGCATCCTACAAAAATTGGCGATCGCTCTAAAACTGGTGCTAATAGTGTTTTAGTTGCACCGTTAAATATTGGTAATGATGTCAACATCGCTGCAGGTTCAGCAGTAACAGAAGATGTTCCTGATGATTGTTTAGTCATTGGTCGGGCGCGTCAAGTTATTAAACCAGGTTGGCGGTTGAAAAGAAGGGGTCAGGATTTAGAGGGCAGGGATCGGGGAGAAAAAGAGTAA